The following DNA comes from Teredinibacter haidensis.
CTCCATCGAAAAGCAAAGCGCCATGTCTACCTAGCGTGATAGCGAAGGTTTTTGCGTATTGTTTTAACGCTTCTGCAGCAGCTTCAATTGAGCCAGTTTTAGTAAAGTTGATTGCTTCATCCTGATTGCAGAATATGATATCCACGCCGGAACCAACCATCTCTAACAACCCATCGTGGAAGAAGTTGACGATAGCTGGATCCGACAAGCTGAGAGCGGTTTTAACCTTATGCTCCTCTGCCAGCTGTCTAAGTTTGACGGCTGCCGGCCGTCCTGTTTCAGAGGTCACCAGATAACCCTCAATATAGGCGTAGCGAGATTTTACTAAAGCATCGACGTCGATATCGTCGATAGAAATGTGTTCGCTGGTGCCCAAAAAGGTATTCATGGTGCGCTCGGCATCGGGGGTGATCATCACTAGGCATTTACCGGTAATACCGTTACAGGAGCCGTTGCGGTTGTGGTAGTCAACGCCCGCAGCGGAGAGATCTTCCAGATAGAAAATGCCATTGTCGTCACTAGCTACACGACAACTATAAAAATTACGGGCTCCAAAGTAGCTTGCCGCAATAATACTGTTCGCTGCCGAGCCACCGCTGGCACGGTTTGAGGCAACAATGTGGGCTGATAGGGCATCGATTAGCTGGTGTTGGCGGGGTTCATCCACGAGCGTCATTACGCCTTTTTCGATTTCTAGTTCAGCTAGGTCGGTGTCGGTTACCTCTATTTCGGTATCCACCAAGGCCGCGCCAATGCCATAAATATCGTAATCACTCATTATTGCTCTCCAATTTAATAAGAGGGGATTATAGCGGTTGATAATGAGAGGTACAGTTCTGGCAGTGTTGGTTACTCAGCAAGAAACATAAGAAATTGTATCCGTATGGCGCTAAAGGCATTCTTTTTGCGTCATTTTTGTGGATAATGTGAGCGGTGTCTATGATTTAGACATTCTAAGTTTGTTACGGAAGTAGAAAACCACTTTGTTGGCTGATCTAAGCGGCTATAGTTGAGAGAGGCTTCTTTTAGGATTGAGGGAAGCTTTTGAATGAAAAGATCCCGGCTGATGGTTTATTATAATCGGGATTTTGCCGCCAGATAGCTACTGAAGCTGACCGAAACGAATGTTTTTGGGGATAAAACCAGGGGAACTATGTCAAGACTGATTCGTGGCGATGACGATAAGAGCGCCAGCGCCGATGACGATCATGCACCATTACTGTTGCCGCTTTCTAACGCAGCGGTTGTGTCGCACCTCAAAGCCTGCCAAGGCTTGGCTGCGAGCCATTCCCAGGATGCTTTTCGTGAGTATCTTAAGGTCTTGGATGATGCGCTTACTATTGAGATTGAGGGGGCAAAATCCAACCAGGAAGCTAGCGAGTTGCAGGAGGTTCAGCGGCTGTTCCGCTTAAATCGGGAAGAGTTGGAGCGCTATTTTTGTGGTTATCTCTCCGAAGGTTTTGTGAAGTTCAAAAAACGCGAATTACAGACTTCTGTTGGTGGTGTTGGTGAAGGCGATACCTTATCTTTGGTCGATAATGAAGACCTGGAAGAGACGATTGCGATTTCCTCTATTGCCCAGCGAGCAGACTCTTTTTTTGCTGAGCCTCTATGGGCTCTGAACCAGCGGTTTGCGGTATTGAATGGCGGTGAGCATGTGACAGAGGCGAGCAATCCTGCATCGCCAATACAGTTTTGCGAGTCTTTGCGTAAAGCGTTGAGGTTACTTTCACTCGATCCCAGCGTTAAGCAGTTGGCTTACCGGGTATACGATGATCAGCTGATCAAAACTATTCAGGATATCAGTGAGGACATTAACCGTTACCTGAAACAGGAAGGGGTTTTACCGCACTTAAAGTACAGTGCTCCCAGTGGGCATGCGCCTGCGTCCAGCTTAAGGCGGGAAGATGATGGCGTTTCACAGGAAGCGTCGTTTGATGGTGCGGGTGGTTCAGCGCTCCCCGATCCGAATCTTCCTCCAGAAGAGTACCAAAGCAGTTTATTACACGCGATTCGTGGCTTACAGAATCAGCTTGTTCCTAGTGCCAGTGCCAGTGCCAGTGCCAGTGCCGGTGGAAGCCTACCGCCTGGTGGCGTTATGGTTTCGCCTGATGATTTACTTGGCGCTTTGCGGGCATTGCAAGTGCCTGGCGCGGAGGCCAATCTCGGCAGGCAGGGGCAAGTCGTTCCTCTGGACGTGTCGGAAATTGTTGACCGATTACATGCGCAGCTAAAATCGGAAGAAAAAGATGGTGCCGTCGACAAGAGTGACATGCAAACCATCGATTTAGTGGGGATGTTGTTCGAGTATATGCTCAACGACGAAAACCTGCCCAACTCCATTAAAGCGTTGCTGAGTTATCTGCATACGCCTTTCCTGAAAATCGCTTTTATTGATCCTGGTTTTTTTGAGCAGGCCGAACATCCTGCGCGGGTCTTGTTAAACAGTCTCGCTGAAGCTGGAGCGCGCTGGGTTAGTGATGACGGTAGTGCTCAGTACGACATGTACAGCAAGATTAAAGATATTGTCGATCGCATATTGCAGGAGTTTGATAACGACGTAAAAATTATTACCGAGCTGTTGCTTGAATTCAGTAGCTACACTAAAAATATTATTCGTCGCCAGGAATTAATGGAAAAACGTGCAACAGAAAAAGCACAGGGCGAAGAAAAACTGCGCGAAGTGAAATTGAAGGTGAACGATGAGGTTCGCAGCCGAACAGAAGATCGGGAATTGCCCTCTGCCGTATTACTCTTTTTGCTGCAACCCTGGTCGGACTATCTGAGCTTTGCCCTTTTGCGTTATGGAGATAAGTCCGATCGATGGGGCAAGGCTCTGGCCATTGTTGATGATGTTTTATGGTGTGTAGAGCCCAAGGAAAGCGCCGCAGATAAAACCCGTCAGCTAGAAATTCACGATGACCTTATCGCGGCCATTGAGGCTGGATTCGAAACGATCGGTTACGATCAGCTCAAAGGTAATAAATTGGTAGATGCGTTGTCGGCGCTGATAAAGCTGGCGATGCAGAGTAAGAAAGCCGAGCCAGCACCAGCGCCAATGCGCGATAAGCTGGAGCGCATTGCAGCGGAAAAAGCGGGAACCAAAGAGCTGCGTCAGGAAGACTGTTCGCCGGAAGAAGCGCAGATGGTAGAAAGCCTGAAAATGATCGAATTTGGAACTTGGTTCGAATTTGAGGGCGGCAAACGCTTGAAAGTGGCTTGGTACAACGCGCGAACCTCCCACTACATGTTGGTTGATCAGATGGGTAAGCGTGTTGATATGCTCTCTGGTTTAAGCTTGGCCAGGCAAATGATCAGTGGTAAAGCTAAAATTATTTCTGGCAGCTCAAAGCCTTTCTTCGAACGCGCGCTGGAAAATATTTTCCAAAAGCTCAACGAAAAAGCCGAATCGATCAAGCCGGGAGAAGAGAATGTCGTCAGCTGAGTCGAATAAGCGTCGCCTTGCCCGGATTTCCATACAGCAGACCGTTATTGTGCGAGATCTAATGCGTGAGGTTGAGGTTGGGCGTATTGTGAATGTTCACGAAGAAGGCTTTATGTTGTTGAGTGAGGGAGGCTTGAAAGAAAATTGCCTGTATCAGCTGCAATTTAAACTATCCAAGCCTATCGATGCTGTTTCTGAGATTAGTGTTGGTGCTGAGTGCCTTTGGATCAACGAAACGGTTGGCGATGATCGCAACTGGGCCGGTTTCCATATTATTGACCTATCCTGTCGGGACGTTGCATTAATCGCCAAGCTTAAATCTCAAATCGACAGTTAGAGTGTTGCGAATACTTTTTTCGCGGCGTTTAAGGTTTGCTCTATATCGCTGTCGCTATGAGCCGCAGACATAAAGGCCGCTTCGTAAGAAGCGGGCGCTAGGTAAACCCCCTCATTTAACATGCCGTGGAAAAAGCGATTAAACCTTTCGTTATTGCAGTTCATCACTTGCTGGTAATTTGTTACCGACTCCTCTTCCGTAAAAAAGCCTCCCCACATTGTGCCGACATGGTTGGTTGTAAAAGGGATGCCAGCTTTTTTGGCAATGGCCTTCAAACCAGTTACTAGCGTTTCTGTCTTATCGAACAGAGGCTGATAAAACCCGGGGATAGCAATTTTCTGTAGGGTTTTTAAGCCCGCAGCCATAGCCACGGGGTTTCCTGACAGCGTGCCCGCTTGGTATACGGGGCCGACCGGCGCAATATAGTTCATAATCTCCTCACTCCCACCAAAAGCGCCTACTGGCATTCCGCCTCCCATTACTTTTCCAAGGGTGGTGATATCGGGTTGAACATTATAGTAGCCTTGGGCGCCGGTTAGACCGAGGCGAAAACCGGTCATTACTTCATCCAGAATTAATTGAGCACCGCTGGCAGTACACTGTTCGCGCAAGCATTCCAAGAACCCTGGTTGTGGCGGTATACAGTTCATGTTGCCGGCAACGGGCTCGACGATAACGCAGGCAATCTCATTTCCCAGTTTGGTAAAAGTTTGCTTAACCTGTTCAATGTCGTTGTAGTTGAGCGTAATGGTGTGTTCCGCTAGGCAGGCGGGAACACCAGGCGAGCTGGGAACGCCCAGAGTCAGTGCGCCACTGCCTGCTTTGATAAGTAGAGAGTCTGAATGGCCGTGGTAGCAGCCTTCGAATTTAATGATTTTATCGCGTCCGGTAAAACCTCTTGCCAGTCGAATCGCGCTCATGGTTGCTTCGGTGCCGGAGCTGACAAAGCGCACTTTGTCCATGCCGGGCATAGTTGTGCATAGCATTTCGGCCAGTTCTGTTTCAATTTCTGTGGGAGCGCCGAAACTCAAGCCGTG
Coding sequences within:
- a CDS encoding DUF1631 domain-containing protein; the protein is MSRLIRGDDDKSASADDDHAPLLLPLSNAAVVSHLKACQGLAASHSQDAFREYLKVLDDALTIEIEGAKSNQEASELQEVQRLFRLNREELERYFCGYLSEGFVKFKKRELQTSVGGVGEGDTLSLVDNEDLEETIAISSIAQRADSFFAEPLWALNQRFAVLNGGEHVTEASNPASPIQFCESLRKALRLLSLDPSVKQLAYRVYDDQLIKTIQDISEDINRYLKQEGVLPHLKYSAPSGHAPASSLRREDDGVSQEASFDGAGGSALPDPNLPPEEYQSSLLHAIRGLQNQLVPSASASASASAGGSLPPGGVMVSPDDLLGALRALQVPGAEANLGRQGQVVPLDVSEIVDRLHAQLKSEEKDGAVDKSDMQTIDLVGMLFEYMLNDENLPNSIKALLSYLHTPFLKIAFIDPGFFEQAEHPARVLLNSLAEAGARWVSDDGSAQYDMYSKIKDIVDRILQEFDNDVKIITELLLEFSSYTKNIIRRQELMEKRATEKAQGEEKLREVKLKVNDEVRSRTEDRELPSAVLLFLLQPWSDYLSFALLRYGDKSDRWGKALAIVDDVLWCVEPKESAADKTRQLEIHDDLIAAIEAGFETIGYDQLKGNKLVDALSALIKLAMQSKKAEPAPAPMRDKLERIAAEKAGTKELRQEDCSPEEAQMVESLKMIEFGTWFEFEGGKRLKVAWYNARTSHYMLVDQMGKRVDMLSGLSLARQMISGKAKIISGSSKPFFERALENIFQKLNEKAESIKPGEENVVS
- a CDS encoding adenosine kinase; translation: MSDYDIYGIGAALVDTEIEVTDTDLAELEIEKGVMTLVDEPRQHQLIDALSAHIVASNRASGGSAANSIIAASYFGARNFYSCRVASDDNGIFYLEDLSAAGVDYHNRNGSCNGITGKCLVMITPDAERTMNTFLGTSEHISIDDIDVDALVKSRYAYIEGYLVTSETGRPAAVKLRQLAEEHKVKTALSLSDPAIVNFFHDGLLEMVGSGVDIIFCNQDEAINFTKTGSIEAAAEALKQYAKTFAITLGRHGALLFDGEQTIEISPYPAERVDTNGAGDMFAGAFLFGISRGMDFASAGTLANRAAAKVVSQFGPRLSPEQYDDLLKND
- the hemL gene encoding glutamate-1-semialdehyde 2,1-aminomutase, producing MSEKTSAFARAQKTIPGGVNSPVRAFKAVGGEPVFIQRAKGAYLYDINDKRYIDYVLSWGPMILGHADDEVLAAVTEKLQHGLSFGAPTEIETELAEMLCTTMPGMDKVRFVSSGTEATMSAIRLARGFTGRDKIIKFEGCYHGHSDSLLIKAGSGALTLGVPSSPGVPACLAEHTITLNYNDIEQVKQTFTKLGNEIACVIVEPVAGNMNCIPPQPGFLECLREQCTASGAQLILDEVMTGFRLGLTGAQGYYNVQPDITTLGKVMGGGMPVGAFGGSEEIMNYIAPVGPVYQAGTLSGNPVAMAAGLKTLQKIAIPGFYQPLFDKTETLVTGLKAIAKKAGIPFTTNHVGTMWGGFFTEEESVTNYQQVMNCNNERFNRFFHGMLNEGVYLAPASYEAAFMSAAHSDSDIEQTLNAAKKVFATL